The DNA window TGgccaccttctcctcctgcttgtGGACAAGGGTAAGTGTGTGAGCGCTTGTGCAGGCGGCTCGCTGCTGCAACCCCGGCCCCTGTGGCTCTGgcgctgccctgtgctgctctcctgccacgGCTGCCCTCTCTTGCAGAGCACCCTCGCATCCCACGCCAAGATGTCCTGCTACGACATTTGCCCACCAAGAACCAGCCTGGACCTGTGCCCCCCCAAGACCGGCGTGGCCGTGCCCCAGCCCATCGCTGAGAGCTGCAACGAGCTGTGCGCCCGCCAGTGCCCCGACTCGTCGGCCTTGATCCAGCCGCCGCCCGTGGTGGTCACCTTCCCCGGGCCCATCctcacctccttcccccagcaagCCGTGGTGGGCTCCTCCGGAGCACCGGCTTTTGgcggctccctggggctgggcggCCTCTACGGCGCCGGCGCCACCCAGGCCTCGGGGGGCCTCTGCACCTTTGGCAGAGCCTACGCTGCTCCCGCCTGCAGCCCTTGCGCCTTGCCCCGCTACACCAAGAAGCTCTGGGACACCTGCGGGCCCTGCTAGATCCGCCAACAACAGCCCACCAGCCCCCTGCAAACCTCTGCCTCGCTACTCCTCTCCCACCTCTCTGAGCA is part of the Sylvia atricapilla isolate bSylAtr1 chromosome 33, bSylAtr1.pri, whole genome shotgun sequence genome and encodes:
- the LOC136373200 gene encoding scale keratin-like, giving the protein MSCYDICPPRTSLDLCPPKTGVAVPQPIAESCNELCARQCPDSSALIQPPPVVVTFPGPILTSFPQQAVVGSSGAPAFGGSLGLGGLYGAGATQASGGLCTFGRAYAAPACSPCALPRYTKKLWDTCGPC